A genomic region of Melopsittacus undulatus isolate bMelUnd1 chromosome 5, bMelUnd1.mat.Z, whole genome shotgun sequence contains the following coding sequences:
- the LOC101869337 gene encoding heat shock 70 kDa protein 12A-like isoform X2, with translation MKYKSLPSSEADNWYFFQNFKMKLYNTKVTSDMGLKASNGKMLPALKVFSESLRYLKDHALNTIQEASFETVYSNEEITWVITVPAIWSAAARQFMRLAAKEAGLISDMISEKLIIALESEAASLWCKQLPKEGFMTTSSDKKKFEDSPGIQYIVVDCGGGTIDITVHEIQENHYLKELHRASGGGWGGNRVDQNFIDFLREIFVDGVWNEYEEKYSTELQHMMYSFGLQKCSASREDVYIRCYYNLTKLAERKKNISQFFNKHNGVVWCDGVFMVTYEKMKTFFNYSIRNIIHTLRVILDKPEMAMVQYILLVGGFSSSIILRDEISEAFSEKYHILCPLDAQAAIVKGAVLFGVNPYIVASRVSAQTYGVEVAQEFDAAIHDCSKKRISEKDGYIYCTDLFKKLVGIDESVNINEDAQYYFHPLEADQTQAKFSFYCTEKQDAQYVDEEGIEFLGSCTVPMPDTKLGKKRQLKLDIKFGLTEFKATCTDITSKQTQTITIDFLSV, from the exons ATGAAGTACAAGAGCCTGCCCTCCAGTGAAGCTGACAACTGGTACTTCTTCCAGAACTTCAAGATGAAGCTGTACAACACG AAAGTCACATCTGACATGGGGCTGAAAGCCAGCAATGGAAAGATGCTTCCTGCCCTGAAGGTATTTTCTGAAAGCCTGCGCTACCTGAAGGATCATGCCCTGAACACCATCCAAGAGGCTTCTTTCGAAACTGTCTACAGCAACGAGGAGATCACTTGGGTCATTACTGTCCCAGCCATATGGAGCGCTGCTGCCAGGCAGTTCATGCGGCTGGCGGCAAAAGAG GCAGGACTTATCTCTGACATGATCTCTGAGAAGCTGATCATTGCCTTAGAGTCAGAGGCTGCATCACTGTGGTGCAAACAGCTTCCAAAGGAAGGGTTTATGACAACCAGCAGTGACAAGAAGAAGTTTGAAGACTCCCCTGGGATCCAGTATATCGTTGTTGACTGTGGAG gtggCACTATAGACATCACGGTGCATGAGATCCAAGAAAACCATTACCTGAAGGAATTACACAGGGCATCTGGAGGTGGATGGGGAGGCAACAGAGTGGATCAAAACTTCATTGATTTCCTCAGGGAAATATTTGTTGATGGTGTATGGAATGAATATGAAGAGAAATACTCTACTGAATTACAACATATGATGTACAGCTTTGGTCTACAGAAATGCTCTGCTAGCAGAGAGGATGTCTACATACGTTGCTACTACAACTTGACCAAACTGGCAGAGCGCAAGAAGAACATCTCCCAGTTCTTCAACAAGCACAATGGAGTTGTGTGGTGTGATGGGGTATTCATGGTTACgtatgagaaaatgaagaccttttttaattacagtatcAGAAATATCATTCATACTTTGAGGGTAATTCTTGACAAGCCTGAGATGGCCATGGTCCAGTACATTTTGCTTGTAGGAGGCTTTTCATCTAGTATCATCTTGAGAGATGAGATCAGTGAGGCCTTTAGTGAGAAGTATCATATCCTATGTCCTTTGGATGCCCAAGCAGCCATTGTAAAAGGGGCGGTTTTATTTGGAGTCAATCCATACATAGTTGCCTCAAGAGTCAGTGCTCAGACATATGGCGTAGAAGTAGCTCAGGAATTTGATGCTGCTATCCATGACTGCAGCAAAAAAAGGATCTCAGAAAAGGATGGCTATATCTATTGTACAGATCTCTTCAAGAAATTGGTTGGAATTGATGAATCAGTGAATATAAATGAAGATGCCCAGTATTATTTCCATCCATTAGAAGCAGATCAAACACAAGcaaagttttctttctattgTACAGAAAAGCAGGATGCTCAGTATGTAGATGAGGAAGGGATAGAATTCCTTGGCTCCTGTACAGTACCAATGCCAGACACAAAGCTTGGGAAGAAGCGCCAGCTGAAGCTGGATATTAAATTTGGGCTTACTGAATTTAAAGCCACATGTACTGACATTACTTCCAAACAAACACAGACAATTACAATTGATTTTTTATCTGTGTAA
- the LOC101869337 gene encoding heat shock 70 kDa protein 12A-like isoform X1 encodes MTSKSVFVIAIDFGTSFSGYCFSLSSGADQIRQVYWGAEYGFKTPKTPTCILFNQKKEFKKFGYDAVMKYKSLPSSEADNWYFFQNFKMKLYNTKVTSDMGLKASNGKMLPALKVFSESLRYLKDHALNTIQEASFETVYSNEEITWVITVPAIWSAAARQFMRLAAKEAGLISDMISEKLIIALESEAASLWCKQLPKEGFMTTSSDKKKFEDSPGIQYIVVDCGGGTIDITVHEIQENHYLKELHRASGGGWGGNRVDQNFIDFLREIFVDGVWNEYEEKYSTELQHMMYSFGLQKCSASREDVYIRCYYNLTKLAERKKNISQFFNKHNGVVWCDGVFMVTYEKMKTFFNYSIRNIIHTLRVILDKPEMAMVQYILLVGGFSSSIILRDEISEAFSEKYHILCPLDAQAAIVKGAVLFGVNPYIVASRVSAQTYGVEVAQEFDAAIHDCSKKRISEKDGYIYCTDLFKKLVGIDESVNINEDAQYYFHPLEADQTQAKFSFYCTEKQDAQYVDEEGIEFLGSCTVPMPDTKLGKKRQLKLDIKFGLTEFKATCTDITSKQTQTITIDFLSV; translated from the exons ATGACTAGCAAGTCAGTCTTTGTCATTGCTATAGATTTTGGCACGTCCTTCAGTGGGtactgtttttccctttcttcaggTGCAGACCAAATTCGGCAGGTGTACTGGGGAGCAGAGTATGGGTTCAAGACCCCCAAGACACCCACGTGCATCTTGTTCAACCAGAAGAAGGAGTTCAAGAAGTTTGGCTATGATGCTGTAATGAAGTACAAGAGCCTGCCCTCCAGTGAAGCTGACAACTGGTACTTCTTCCAGAACTTCAAGATGAAGCTGTACAACACG AAAGTCACATCTGACATGGGGCTGAAAGCCAGCAATGGAAAGATGCTTCCTGCCCTGAAGGTATTTTCTGAAAGCCTGCGCTACCTGAAGGATCATGCCCTGAACACCATCCAAGAGGCTTCTTTCGAAACTGTCTACAGCAACGAGGAGATCACTTGGGTCATTACTGTCCCAGCCATATGGAGCGCTGCTGCCAGGCAGTTCATGCGGCTGGCGGCAAAAGAG GCAGGACTTATCTCTGACATGATCTCTGAGAAGCTGATCATTGCCTTAGAGTCAGAGGCTGCATCACTGTGGTGCAAACAGCTTCCAAAGGAAGGGTTTATGACAACCAGCAGTGACAAGAAGAAGTTTGAAGACTCCCCTGGGATCCAGTATATCGTTGTTGACTGTGGAG gtggCACTATAGACATCACGGTGCATGAGATCCAAGAAAACCATTACCTGAAGGAATTACACAGGGCATCTGGAGGTGGATGGGGAGGCAACAGAGTGGATCAAAACTTCATTGATTTCCTCAGGGAAATATTTGTTGATGGTGTATGGAATGAATATGAAGAGAAATACTCTACTGAATTACAACATATGATGTACAGCTTTGGTCTACAGAAATGCTCTGCTAGCAGAGAGGATGTCTACATACGTTGCTACTACAACTTGACCAAACTGGCAGAGCGCAAGAAGAACATCTCCCAGTTCTTCAACAAGCACAATGGAGTTGTGTGGTGTGATGGGGTATTCATGGTTACgtatgagaaaatgaagaccttttttaattacagtatcAGAAATATCATTCATACTTTGAGGGTAATTCTTGACAAGCCTGAGATGGCCATGGTCCAGTACATTTTGCTTGTAGGAGGCTTTTCATCTAGTATCATCTTGAGAGATGAGATCAGTGAGGCCTTTAGTGAGAAGTATCATATCCTATGTCCTTTGGATGCCCAAGCAGCCATTGTAAAAGGGGCGGTTTTATTTGGAGTCAATCCATACATAGTTGCCTCAAGAGTCAGTGCTCAGACATATGGCGTAGAAGTAGCTCAGGAATTTGATGCTGCTATCCATGACTGCAGCAAAAAAAGGATCTCAGAAAAGGATGGCTATATCTATTGTACAGATCTCTTCAAGAAATTGGTTGGAATTGATGAATCAGTGAATATAAATGAAGATGCCCAGTATTATTTCCATCCATTAGAAGCAGATCAAACACAAGcaaagttttctttctattgTACAGAAAAGCAGGATGCTCAGTATGTAGATGAGGAAGGGATAGAATTCCTTGGCTCCTGTACAGTACCAATGCCAGACACAAAGCTTGGGAAGAAGCGCCAGCTGAAGCTGGATATTAAATTTGGGCTTACTGAATTTAAAGCCACATGTACTGACATTACTTCCAAACAAACACAGACAATTACAATTGATTTTTTATCTGTGTAA
- the LOC115946694 gene encoding uncharacterized protein: MPGCRDLPVPFASRVKNDRPDVAARCPARVLLGRVPSLQGGRGRSAGCSSDSASRVRGGIRFGRGVHGSTRLIKSKLQREGGATSSRRRGRGRVFPRPSSVTFRPLLSWILGFGVCACGMVALGFIRALGAFVPPSERPLQHGIPRTLPRRLSSRC; this comes from the coding sequence ATGCCCGGGTGCCGTGATCTGCCCGTCCCTTTTGCGAGCCGCGTTAAGAACGACAGACCCGATGTGGCTGCCCGTTGTCCCGCCCGTGTTCTGCTGGGCCGGGTCCCGTCTCTGCAGGGTGGCCGAGGGCGGAGTGCGGGCTGCAGCTCTGATAGCGCTTCACGTGTGCGAGGGGGAATTCGTTTCGGACGGGGCGTGCATGGGAGCACCAGACTaatcaaatctaaacttcagCGGGAAGGAGGAGCCACCTCCTCGCGCAGGCGTGGCCGGGGCCGAGTCTTTCCGCGCCCTTCCAGCGTCACCTTCCGCCCGCTCCTGTCTTGGATCCTCGGCTTCGGTGTCTGCGCCTGTGGAATGGTGGCTCTGGGTTTCATCCGGGCCCTCGGTGCTTTTGTACCTCCCTCTGAGCGCCCTTTGCAGCACGGCATACCCAGAACCCTGCCGCGCCGGCTTTCTTCCCGTTGTTAG
- the LOC101869337 gene encoding heat shock 70 kDa protein 12A-like isoform X3: protein MGLKASNGKMLPALKVFSESLRYLKDHALNTIQEASFETVYSNEEITWVITVPAIWSAAARQFMRLAAKEAGLISDMISEKLIIALESEAASLWCKQLPKEGFMTTSSDKKKFEDSPGIQYIVVDCGGGTIDITVHEIQENHYLKELHRASGGGWGGNRVDQNFIDFLREIFVDGVWNEYEEKYSTELQHMMYSFGLQKCSASREDVYIRCYYNLTKLAERKKNISQFFNKHNGVVWCDGVFMVTYEKMKTFFNYSIRNIIHTLRVILDKPEMAMVQYILLVGGFSSSIILRDEISEAFSEKYHILCPLDAQAAIVKGAVLFGVNPYIVASRVSAQTYGVEVAQEFDAAIHDCSKKRISEKDGYIYCTDLFKKLVGIDESVNINEDAQYYFHPLEADQTQAKFSFYCTEKQDAQYVDEEGIEFLGSCTVPMPDTKLGKKRQLKLDIKFGLTEFKATCTDITSKQTQTITIDFLSV from the exons ATGGGGCTGAAAGCCAGCAATGGAAAGATGCTTCCTGCCCTGAAGGTATTTTCTGAAAGCCTGCGCTACCTGAAGGATCATGCCCTGAACACCATCCAAGAGGCTTCTTTCGAAACTGTCTACAGCAACGAGGAGATCACTTGGGTCATTACTGTCCCAGCCATATGGAGCGCTGCTGCCAGGCAGTTCATGCGGCTGGCGGCAAAAGAG GCAGGACTTATCTCTGACATGATCTCTGAGAAGCTGATCATTGCCTTAGAGTCAGAGGCTGCATCACTGTGGTGCAAACAGCTTCCAAAGGAAGGGTTTATGACAACCAGCAGTGACAAGAAGAAGTTTGAAGACTCCCCTGGGATCCAGTATATCGTTGTTGACTGTGGAG gtggCACTATAGACATCACGGTGCATGAGATCCAAGAAAACCATTACCTGAAGGAATTACACAGGGCATCTGGAGGTGGATGGGGAGGCAACAGAGTGGATCAAAACTTCATTGATTTCCTCAGGGAAATATTTGTTGATGGTGTATGGAATGAATATGAAGAGAAATACTCTACTGAATTACAACATATGATGTACAGCTTTGGTCTACAGAAATGCTCTGCTAGCAGAGAGGATGTCTACATACGTTGCTACTACAACTTGACCAAACTGGCAGAGCGCAAGAAGAACATCTCCCAGTTCTTCAACAAGCACAATGGAGTTGTGTGGTGTGATGGGGTATTCATGGTTACgtatgagaaaatgaagaccttttttaattacagtatcAGAAATATCATTCATACTTTGAGGGTAATTCTTGACAAGCCTGAGATGGCCATGGTCCAGTACATTTTGCTTGTAGGAGGCTTTTCATCTAGTATCATCTTGAGAGATGAGATCAGTGAGGCCTTTAGTGAGAAGTATCATATCCTATGTCCTTTGGATGCCCAAGCAGCCATTGTAAAAGGGGCGGTTTTATTTGGAGTCAATCCATACATAGTTGCCTCAAGAGTCAGTGCTCAGACATATGGCGTAGAAGTAGCTCAGGAATTTGATGCTGCTATCCATGACTGCAGCAAAAAAAGGATCTCAGAAAAGGATGGCTATATCTATTGTACAGATCTCTTCAAGAAATTGGTTGGAATTGATGAATCAGTGAATATAAATGAAGATGCCCAGTATTATTTCCATCCATTAGAAGCAGATCAAACACAAGcaaagttttctttctattgTACAGAAAAGCAGGATGCTCAGTATGTAGATGAGGAAGGGATAGAATTCCTTGGCTCCTGTACAGTACCAATGCCAGACACAAAGCTTGGGAAGAAGCGCCAGCTGAAGCTGGATATTAAATTTGGGCTTACTGAATTTAAAGCCACATGTACTGACATTACTTCCAAACAAACACAGACAATTACAATTGATTTTTTATCTGTGTAA
- the LOC115946703 gene encoding uncharacterized protein codes for MNTPDSHDSRMEVSKGLHMDADPGEMTAEGNRQTHDTLLQPSAYENRIAALEISCCEMNRRLMRLEDQAVKKTVWSTSVETRLESLESYHRQLTAPVNYNIQKISNDSHPYQQGHRNCQEAFSGEVTQNDLVKENEKLKKEVTELKKRNKELLSKVMGKHNQSENMNDDSRLSAVLGMYNMLMVHDWEKLRQNMTSLTNNDGSSMIKKLFDACETHIQDTIAKVNEVLGITLLDDVMTDSNQGVMHDIRNILRHSHYKKQLELYSNIVMQAGIAPRTETERVFTLKCCRVYCLLFLQNPPVKAQWKIEGSPIKDLEHISRKEAKIWRNPELLWPIMKRGEEVIAKGVVWD; via the exons ATGAATACCCCTGATTCACATGACAGCAGAATGGAGGTATCTAAAGGCCTGCACATGGATGCTGATCCTGGAGAGATGACTGCAGAAGGCAACAG ACAAACACACGACACCTTGTTGCAGCCATCAGCCTATGAAAACAGGATTGCAGCGCTGGAGATCTCATGTTGTGAAATGAATCGAAGGCTGATGCGGCTAGAAGACCAAGCAGT gaagaaaacagtttggTCTACCTCTGTTGAAACTCGACTGGAGTCACTGGAGAGCTACCATAG GCAGCTTACTGCACCTGTTAATTACAACATACAGAAGATTAGCAATGATTCTCATCCTTACCAGCAGGGACACAGGAATTGTCAGGA aGCATTTTCTGGAGAAGTCACCCAAAACGACCTGGTGAAAGAGAACGAGAAGCTGAAAAAGGAAGTCACAGAGCTAAAGAAAAG AAACAAAGAGCTCTTGTCTAAAGTGATGGGCAAGCACAATCAGTCTGAGAACATGAATGATGATTCGCGTCtgtctgctgtgctgggcatgTATAACATGCTCATGGTACATGACTGGGAAAAATTAAGGCAAAACATGACCAGTTTGACAAATAATGATGGCAGCAGCATGATTAAG AAGCTGTTTGATGCCTGTGAGACACATATCCAGGACACAATAGCTAAAGTAAATGAAGTTCTTGGCATTACACTTTTGGATGATGTTATGACTGACAGCAACCAG GGGGTGATGCATGATATAAGAAATATCCTCAGGCATTCCCACTACAAAAAGCAACTAGAGCTTTACAGCAACATTGTCATG CAAGCTGGCATTGCCCCaagaactgaaactgaaagGGTGTTCACACTGAAGTGCTGCCGAGTTTATTGCTTGCTGTTTCTTCAGAACCCACCGGTTAAAGCTCAGTGGAAAATAGAGGGAAGCCCAATAAAAGATTTAGAGCACATCAGTcggaaagaagcaaaaatctgGAGAAACCCAGAATTACTGTGGCCCATAATGAAACGTGGTGAAGAAGTCATTGCGAAAGGTGTAGTCTGGGATTAA